One [Clostridium] saccharolyticum WM1 DNA segment encodes these proteins:
- a CDS encoding DNA helicase, producing MADSNGAKELFNQIKIIIDNYINNRKITATMVGTYNGSAVVINEQLPVPMSMIKGNMANCLINGDKVMLLRNDGGREYFVLEIIGKPYQTTTGE from the coding sequence ATGGCTGATAGTAATGGTGCAAAAGAATTATTCAACCAGATAAAAATTATCATTGATAATTACATTAATAATCGTAAAATAACCGCAACTATGGTGGGCACTTATAACGGTTCGGCGGTAGTAATTAATGAGCAACTTCCGGTACCTATGAGCATGATAAAAGGCAATATGGCAAACTGCCTTATTAATGGTGATAAGGTGATGCTCCTGCGTAATGACGGTGGACGTGAATACTTCGTACTAGAAATAATTGGAAAGCCTTACCAGACCACAACGGGAGAGTAA
- a CDS encoding DUF2634 domain-containing protein, translating into MAELTTDLKLQERTYESKTYKLSNEKIEGFVDDLEALKQSIYKALLTEQYEHPIYSFDYGIAWKELIGEDRAYVRAETKRMIQEALLHDSRITDVDQFAFIFEGDTCTCTFNVTSKYGMFEIETEVQI; encoded by the coding sequence ATGGCAGAGTTAACAACGGATTTAAAGCTACAGGAGCGAACTTATGAGAGCAAGACATATAAACTATCAAATGAAAAGATAGAGGGCTTTGTGGACGATCTGGAAGCGTTAAAGCAGTCCATATACAAGGCCCTGTTAACGGAACAATATGAACACCCGATATATAGCTTTGATTATGGTATTGCATGGAAAGAGCTGATAGGTGAGGACAGGGCCTACGTAAGGGCCGAAACAAAGCGAATGATACAGGAGGCATTACTCCACGATAGCCGTATTACTGATGTAGATCAATTTGCTTTCATTTTTGAAGGTGATACCTGTACCTGCACATTTAATGTAACAAGCAAATATGGCATGTTTGAGATAGAAACGGAGGTGCAGATATGA
- a CDS encoding baseplate J/gp47 family protein, translating to MSQTYEEILQGMLDKVPSNVDKREGSIIYDALAPCAYFLAQQQFQLDNFVELVFADTAVGEYLDTAVSDFGLTRKGASAAIRQVTTSAAISIGTVWGINELAYTITELIATNQYKAKCNTAGTIGNQYTGSMSPISSVSGVTATLGDVLTAGTDIETDDALRARLYNKVRMPATSGNAYQYKQWALEVSGVGDAKVFPLDSGPGTVTVIIVDDNKAISETLPETVAEYIETVRPIGATVTVTSPTAKQINITASVILDGSKTIGEVETTFNTAIESFLADTVFSSYSISYAKIGGLLLDTVGVEDYNGLMVNSGTGNVTIGSKEIPVKGVVSLTEV from the coding sequence ATGAGCCAGACCTATGAAGAAATATTACAAGGCATGTTGGATAAAGTACCAAGCAATGTTGACAAAAGGGAGGGAAGTATCATTTATGATGCTTTGGCTCCATGCGCTTACTTTCTGGCACAGCAGCAATTTCAGCTTGATAATTTTGTAGAATTGGTATTTGCGGATACTGCAGTGGGTGAGTATTTAGACACTGCTGTATCCGATTTTGGTTTAACGCGGAAAGGGGCCTCGGCAGCCATCAGACAGGTTACTACCAGCGCAGCTATATCTATTGGCACTGTATGGGGTATTAATGAGCTTGCATATACCATAACGGAGCTAATTGCAACGAATCAATATAAGGCAAAATGTAATACTGCAGGAACTATAGGAAATCAGTATACCGGTTCTATGAGCCCAATTTCAAGTGTTTCAGGCGTTACAGCAACGTTAGGGGACGTATTGACAGCAGGTACAGACATAGAAACAGATGATGCATTGAGAGCAAGGCTGTACAACAAAGTTCGTATGCCTGCGACTTCCGGGAATGCCTATCAATACAAACAATGGGCGCTTGAGGTGTCCGGGGTGGGCGATGCAAAAGTATTTCCTCTTGATTCAGGCCCCGGCACTGTAACCGTAATTATTGTTGATGACAACAAAGCAATATCAGAGACTCTTCCTGAGACAGTGGCAGAATATATAGAAACTGTGCGACCCATTGGTGCAACTGTTACTGTAACGAGCCCCACAGCAAAGCAAATCAATATTACCGCCTCCGTTATTCTTGATGGTAGTAAAACCATAGGAGAGGTAGAAACGACCTTTAATACGGCAATAGAGAGTTTTTTAGCAGATACCGTATTTTCTTCTTACAGTATCAGTTATGCCAAAATAGGCGGCCTCTTATTAGATACTGTGGGGGTAGAGGATTATAATGGGCTTATGGTAAACTCTGGTACTGGGAACGTTACAATCGGCAGTAAGGAAATTCCCGTAAAGGGAGTTGTTTCATTAACGGAGGTATGA
- a CDS encoding putative phage tail protein has translation MDLMALLPGFYDANETMIRLQSILSSETESLDTGLSQTISECFVSTASAMLSRYESIYGLEVDVSKSNMFRRERIKAKIAGAGTTTKQMIINTARSYSNGEVEVIEDNPNSRFTIKFVGTLGIPGNLTDLKLTIEEIKPAHLAVTYEYVYNTWGNVNALTWEQAETYTWEQIRTVNI, from the coding sequence ATGGATTTAATGGCGTTATTGCCCGGATTTTACGATGCGAATGAAACAATGATCAGATTGCAGTCAATTTTATCTTCTGAGACTGAAAGCCTTGATACGGGACTTAGCCAAACCATATCGGAATGTTTTGTCAGTACAGCAAGTGCCATGCTATCACGATATGAAAGCATTTATGGCCTGGAAGTTGATGTGTCTAAATCTAATATGTTCCGAAGGGAAAGAATTAAAGCAAAGATTGCCGGTGCTGGCACAACCACAAAACAGATGATCATTAATACAGCAAGAAGCTATTCAAACGGAGAAGTAGAAGTTATTGAGGACAACCCAAACAGCCGGTTTACGATTAAGTTTGTTGGTACACTTGGTATACCTGGAAATCTTACTGATCTTAAGCTTACTATTGAAGAAATTAAGCCAGCCCATCTTGCGGTAACGTATGAATATGTTTACAACACATGGGGAAACGTAAATGCTTTAACATGGGAACAGGCAGAAACTTACACATGGGAACAAATAAGGACGGTGAATATATAA
- a CDS encoding DUF1565 domain-containing protein, producing MQTTPNLGLKKPEKSEYINISDLNGNSDTIDTAVSQKVTSIGGDISETVVNTLEPNETKFPIPSAGETIKRFLGKVLTFLKNIKPLEADATYNVATTGSDITGDGTQEKPYRTIQYAINMVPKNLNGYGAKIRVAAGTYDEHVLVSSFYGGYVHLISDSENTLAATCLVKSIQIKFCRGYVQVNGFTCTRADDTPFVVSGCNYAAIQYCQSTVSARSRAGIYFGESNGVVTGCRIANRNVALQVVTSKVFSDIWDQAGSVNNDYGLSSNRSSIISKSGAQPIGLARNEVSAAGGVFFNENGTQISGMINSGLSCTWGTITGGIVRHGITGGTGIIIVNIKVTPTVALSSGSTYQISGFPKAVMDLVSVDVHSKSLVSYCQLGNTGTMTFNLNVARNPGDYMGFSCTYLTNS from the coding sequence ATGCAGACTACACCTAATTTAGGGCTTAAGAAGCCTGAAAAAAGCGAATACATAAACATTTCTGATCTGAATGGGAATTCCGACACTATTGATACAGCGGTAAGCCAAAAGGTAACTTCTATCGGTGGAGATATCTCAGAAACCGTTGTTAATACCCTGGAACCCAACGAAACAAAGTTTCCAATTCCATCTGCGGGGGAGACAATTAAACGTTTTCTGGGGAAAGTACTAACGTTTCTCAAAAACATAAAACCTCTTGAAGCTGATGCGACCTACAATGTGGCTACTACCGGTTCGGATATAACTGGTGACGGTACTCAGGAAAAACCATATCGTACTATACAATATGCGATTAATATGGTGCCAAAGAATCTGAACGGATACGGTGCAAAAATCCGAGTTGCTGCCGGCACATATGATGAACATGTTTTAGTGAGTTCATTCTATGGTGGGTACGTTCACTTAATTAGTGATTCAGAAAATACACTTGCTGCAACATGTCTTGTAAAATCAATACAGATAAAATTTTGCAGAGGGTATGTACAAGTGAATGGATTTACATGTACACGTGCGGATGATACACCATTTGTAGTGTCAGGATGTAATTATGCGGCAATACAATATTGTCAATCGACCGTATCTGCTAGGTCAAGGGCAGGAATATACTTCGGCGAGTCTAATGGTGTAGTTACTGGTTGTAGAATAGCGAACCGTAATGTTGCATTACAAGTAGTAACCTCAAAGGTGTTTTCAGACATTTGGGATCAGGCTGGATCAGTTAATAATGACTATGGTTTGTCGTCCAATAGAAGTTCCATAATAAGTAAGAGTGGTGCTCAACCAATAGGTCTTGCACGTAATGAAGTTAGTGCCGCGGGGGGTGTATTTTTTAACGAAAACGGAACACAGATATCAGGCATGATCAATTCTGGTTTATCTTGTACTTGGGGTACAATCACTGGTGGAATTGTGCGTCATGGAATTACTGGTGGCACTGGAATAATAATAGTTAATATAAAAGTTACCCCTACCGTCGCATTGTCATCAGGATCAACGTATCAGATATCTGGGTTTCCAAAGGCAGTTATGGATTTAGTTTCTGTTGATGTACATTCGAAAAGTTTGGTGAGTTACTGTCAATTAGGGAATACTGGTACAATGACATTTAATTTAAATGTAGCTAGAAACCCCGGAGACTATATGGGATTTAGTTGCACTTATTTAACCAATTCTTAA
- a CDS encoding XkdX family protein: MSKNYEKVKEFYNANLWSEEMVWNAVGRWITDKEYLVITGKEYEN; this comes from the coding sequence ATGAGTAAAAATTATGAAAAAGTAAAAGAATTTTATAATGCAAACTTATGGTCAGAGGAAATGGTATGGAATGCAGTAGGACGCTGGATCACAGATAAAGAATACCTGGTTATCACCGGGAAAGAATATGAAAATTAA
- a CDS encoding phage holin family protein → MEVDKIMELLALAWGSPIIKLVILAVVMDTCFGCIRAIKEHKFNSCFGIDGAIRKISMVASLAFLLILDKIVHLNLIGFIPEAVRAYLPVSGIGVAEFFGLLYIAYELVSILKNMTLCGLPVKHLWEVIKKFLSQYTDELPDNT, encoded by the coding sequence ATGGAAGTGGATAAAATTATGGAATTACTTGCCCTGGCATGGGGAAGCCCTATTATTAAACTGGTAATTTTGGCTGTAGTGATGGATACCTGTTTCGGCTGCATCAGAGCGATTAAGGAGCACAAATTTAACAGTTGCTTTGGAATTGATGGAGCGATCAGGAAAATATCAATGGTGGCCTCTCTGGCGTTTCTCCTTATTCTTGATAAGATCGTTCATCTGAACCTGATCGGCTTCATTCCAGAAGCAGTCCGGGCATATCTGCCGGTTTCCGGTATTGGTGTGGCCGAGTTCTTCGGGCTCCTGTACATAGCTTATGAGCTGGTAAGCATTCTTAAAAACATGACTCTGTGTGGTCTGCCCGTTAAGCATCTGTGGGAGGTTATAAAGAAGTTTCTTTCTCAGTACACGGACGAGCTGCCAGATAACACATGA
- a CDS encoding ATP-dependent DNA ligase: protein MDIFDIKKISPMLISEMMDPFDSPDYIYEIKWDGIRCVSYLGTDTDIRNKRNKLMAPLFPELKNLHAQVKTKCILDHELLVLKNGVPDFYEVQKRALMANSFKIKLAADRYPASIIAYDILYYKDKDITMLPLMERKKYLQDVVIENNMISVSRYVENEGIMLFDLVKEKGLEGVVAKRKNSLYWQGKRSKDWIKFKVMATDDCIICGYIVKEKSMPSLILGQYDDDVLVYKGHVSLGVSLRILNQYKYQIIDYSPFGYVPAGNENAVWLAPDLVCIVESMPTDKDSFRQPVFKGIRNDKSAIECKV, encoded by the coding sequence ATGGATATATTCGATATCAAGAAGATAAGCCCTATGCTGATTTCAGAAATGATGGACCCGTTTGATTCTCCAGATTATATCTATGAAATAAAATGGGACGGAATTAGATGTGTTTCGTATTTGGGTACGGATACCGACATAAGGAACAAAAGAAACAAGCTCATGGCTCCACTCTTCCCGGAGCTTAAAAACCTACATGCACAGGTAAAAACAAAGTGTATTCTGGACCATGAACTTCTTGTACTTAAAAATGGTGTGCCAGATTTTTATGAGGTGCAAAAAAGAGCTTTAATGGCAAATTCCTTTAAAATAAAGCTGGCTGCAGACAGATATCCGGCCAGCATTATAGCTTATGATATTCTATATTATAAAGACAAGGATATTACCATGCTACCACTTATGGAGCGCAAGAAATATCTGCAAGACGTTGTGATTGAGAATAACATGATATCCGTATCCCGGTATGTTGAAAATGAGGGGATTATGTTATTTGATCTTGTAAAAGAAAAAGGTCTTGAAGGAGTGGTTGCTAAAAGGAAGAATAGTTTATACTGGCAAGGAAAACGGTCTAAGGACTGGATTAAGTTTAAAGTAATGGCTACAGATGATTGTATTATCTGCGGATACATTGTAAAAGAGAAAAGTATGCCAAGCCTTATCCTGGGGCAATATGATGATGATGTACTTGTATATAAAGGGCATGTTTCGCTTGGTGTGAGCTTAAGGATACTTAATCAGTACAAATACCAAATAATCGATTATTCGCCGTTTGGGTATGTGCCGGCAGGAAACGAAAATGCTGTTTGGTTGGCACCTGATCTGGTTTGCATAGTGGAATCTATGCCTACGGATAAGGACAGCTTCCGACAGCCCGTTTTCAAAGGTATACGAAATGATAAATCAGCAATAGAATGTAAGGTATAA